Proteins encoded in a region of the Vicia villosa cultivar HV-30 ecotype Madison, WI linkage group LG5, Vvil1.0, whole genome shotgun sequence genome:
- the LOC131603434 gene encoding chaperone protein dnaJ 20, chloroplastic, which translates to MRCYGLSIPGSDHRFFLPTLTPPLSLRPTTTVSVTRVTFGSGFPKLRATFNDGVVAEELSFYDLLGIPESGSLNEIKSAYKQLARKYHPDVSPPDRVEEYTKKFIQVHEAYETLSDPSRRIMYDQDMARGVHLAFNARKRYNRSDQGNEQKDEWKTRWQSQLSGLKRRSDSKVAAKNMSWAARMRQQKEKEM; encoded by the exons ATGCGTTGTTATGGCTTATCAATCCCCGGAAGCGATCATCGCTTCTTCCTTCCAACCCTTACTCCGCCACTATCCCTCCGTCCTACAACAACCGTATCCGTAACCCGCGTAACATTCGGGTCGGGTTTTCCGAAACTGAGAGCAACCTTCAACGACGGCGTTGTGGCGGAGGAACTGAGTTTCTATGATTTACTAGGGATACCGGAATCTGGTTCGTTGAATGAGATAAAAAGTGCGTATAAACAGCTTGCGAGAAAGTATCATCCGGATGTTTCGCCGCCGGATAGGGTGGAGGAGTATACGAAGAAGTTTATTCAGGTTCATGAGGCGTATGAGACGCTGTCTGATCCTTCTAGGAGGATTATGTATGATCAGGATATGGCTAGAGGTGTTCATCTCGCGTTTAATGCCAGGAAACGATATAATCGCTCCGATCAG GGGAATGAACAAAAAGATGAATGGAAAACGCGTTGGCAGTCTCAACTCTCTGGTCTGAAGAGAAGAAGTGACAGCAAGGTTGCTGCTAAGAACATGTCATGGGCTGCTCGAATGCGCCagcagaaagagaaggaaatgTGA